A window of the Pyrodictium abyssi genome harbors these coding sequences:
- a CDS encoding indolepyruvate oxidoreductase subunit beta produces MARALNLVVTGVGGQGLITLSSIVARAALRRGVDALVAETHGLSQRGGTVIVHVRLGDVDAPLVPPGGADAILAMELIEAVRYLGYLRPGGTVVLNDYLVPPPLPGIETPSASSLLDAIRRRAGRIVIVPATRKALELGDARVANMVLLGAALEAGVFNGFIDAAAVEEAIRESWPKAAEVNLAALRAGRALAKSS; encoded by the coding sequence GTGGCCAGGGCGCTCAACCTAGTAGTGACGGGCGTGGGGGGCCAGGGCCTCATAACACTGTCATCCATAGTTGCTAGGGCCGCGCTACGCCGCGGCGTAGACGCCCTCGTCGCAGAGACCCACGGGCTCAGCCAGAGAGGCGGCACCGTGATAGTGCACGTGAGGCTAGGCGACGTGGACGCACCCCTAGTACCGCCGGGCGGAGCCGACGCGATACTAGCAATGGAGCTCATAGAGGCTGTGAGGTACCTGGGCTACTTGCGCCCAGGCGGCACCGTAGTGCTCAACGACTATCTCGTCCCCCCGCCCCTCCCCGGGATAGAGACCCCCTCCGCCTCCAGCCTGCTCGACGCCATACGTAGACGCGCAGGCAGGATAGTAATTGTGCCCGCTACGAGGAAAGCCCTAGAGCTAGGCGACGCCCGCGTAGCAAACATGGTCCTGCTCGGCGCCGCGCTAGAGGCAGGAGTATTCAACGGCTTCATAGACGCGGCCGCAGTGGAGGAGGCGATCCGCGAGTCCTGGCCAAAAGCCGCCGAGGTTAACCTGGCAGCGCTGCGCGCCGGCCGCGCCCTAGCCAAGAGCAGCTGA
- the nrfD gene encoding NrfD/PsrC family molybdoenzyme membrane anchor subunit encodes MSSQGSSFIDTIKFVIKEALLTGGPRYYLAALGLLIIALYGMYLWIFVQHAPIFLGAEEGGLILTALNDSVPWGIYISFFVFWVGVAAAGIVFGIAAYVFGDKEFKKVAVLGEVQAVAAIVTVLLLIVVDIGRPLRALVLMPQLPNLRSMLDWDFIVLTGYLALNLIGMLVTVHYYRQDKPIPRKFIVPFITIAAPFAIGIHTVTAFISQALTARPIWNSPLLAPRYVATAFASGPAILLLALYLAERYIKGFKVDFSVYRKTLYVIVGSLVVGLYFTLSEVHEIFWYTTEPAKKAQAQTLFLGYHLPYLAKLMWLWIGLGIAAVILGIVPRVHNTKRGIIFVSILTIIAVVAEKTMTIIIPGFIPSTLGEVKPYYPTAIEIGITIGVHAIGVLVYLLLARPALKAVMTHYFSGSGAKH; translated from the coding sequence ATGAGCAGCCAGGGTAGCAGCTTCATAGACACTATAAAGTTCGTGATAAAGGAGGCGCTGCTGACTGGTGGCCCCCGCTACTACCTAGCGGCGCTAGGCCTACTGATAATAGCGCTCTACGGCATGTACCTCTGGATATTCGTGCAACATGCGCCAATATTCCTAGGCGCCGAGGAGGGTGGTCTAATACTTACAGCGCTGAACGATAGCGTGCCATGGGGCATCTACATATCGTTCTTCGTATTCTGGGTCGGAGTAGCGGCAGCAGGAATAGTGTTCGGTATAGCAGCCTACGTGTTCGGCGACAAGGAGTTCAAGAAGGTAGCGGTGCTTGGCGAGGTGCAAGCGGTAGCAGCTATAGTAACTGTGCTACTACTAATAGTGGTTGACATAGGTAGGCCGCTCCGCGCGCTAGTGCTGATGCCGCAGCTGCCAAATCTGCGCTCGATGCTCGACTGGGACTTCATAGTGCTGACTGGTTACCTAGCGCTAAACCTGATAGGCATGCTAGTGACAGTGCACTACTACCGCCAGGACAAGCCAATACCCAGGAAGTTCATAGTACCGTTCATAACCATAGCAGCGCCCTTCGCCATAGGCATACACACTGTGACGGCATTCATTTCCCAGGCGCTGACAGCGAGGCCGATATGGAATAGCCCGCTACTCGCGCCCCGCTACGTTGCTACAGCGTTCGCCAGCGGCCCGGCGATACTGCTGCTAGCCCTATACCTGGCAGAGCGCTACATCAAGGGCTTCAAGGTAGACTTCAGTGTATACAGGAAGACGCTCTACGTGATCGTGGGCTCACTGGTAGTAGGCCTGTACTTCACGCTCAGCGAGGTACACGAGATATTCTGGTACACAACAGAACCGGCAAAGAAGGCGCAGGCACAGACGCTGTTCCTGGGCTACCACCTGCCATACCTAGCCAAGCTGATGTGGCTATGGATAGGCCTGGGCATAGCCGCAGTCATACTAGGCATAGTGCCGCGTGTCCACAACACGAAGAGGGGGATAATCTTCGTATCAATACTGACGATAATAGCAGTCGTGGCCGAGAAGACAATGACAATAATCATACCAGGCTTCATACCGAGCACACTCGGCGAGGTAAAGCCCTACTACCCGACAGCCATAGAGATAGGCATAACAATAGGCGTCCACGCGATAGGCGTCCTAGTATATCTGCTACTAGCCAGGCCAGCCCTCAAAGCCGTAATGACGCACTACTTCAGCGGCAGTGGAGCAAAACACTAA
- a CDS encoding 4Fe-4S dicluster domain-containing protein, whose product MTGQVDKSRRDFLKAAAVAASTSAVSFVAVSRDELKKMLVPVNLSDFIAEAAEAGSPLERRAREREARLKEWCRAEADKICSSMGEDSDACREARKRCAMIKVKGTGPREGVRFAMALDVNKCIGCRRCAYACVMENNQGRNLGIEWIKVLEMPREEMEVIYANMDYTEAPKPNMVYVPVACMHCEDPPCTMVCPVRATWKEPDGIVVVDYDRCIGCRYCMTACPYGARRFNWAKPYVPVTELNPNMHILGNVPRQVHVVEKCTWCIQRTRDGGVPACVEVCPVGARVFGDLNDPDSPIRRVIEEYGAFVLKPEAGTRPRFFYFFGPKRTPPREPGAEAKE is encoded by the coding sequence ATGACTGGACAAGTGGATAAGTCTAGGAGAGACTTCCTTAAGGCTGCTGCAGTGGCAGCTAGCACCTCCGCTGTATCCTTCGTGGCGGTCAGCCGGGACGAGCTCAAGAAGATGCTGGTACCAGTAAACCTAAGTGACTTTATAGCTGAGGCTGCTGAGGCGGGAAGCCCTCTTGAGAGGAGGGCCCGGGAGAGAGAAGCCAGGCTGAAAGAGTGGTGCCGGGCGGAAGCCGACAAGATTTGTAGCTCTATGGGAGAGGACTCTGACGCGTGCAGGGAGGCCCGTAAGCGCTGCGCCATGATAAAGGTCAAGGGTACTGGGCCGCGCGAGGGCGTACGCTTCGCGATGGCCCTGGATGTGAACAAGTGTATCGGCTGCCGCCGCTGCGCCTACGCGTGTGTAATGGAGAACAACCAGGGCAGAAACCTAGGCATAGAGTGGATAAAGGTACTAGAAATGCCCAGAGAGGAGATGGAGGTAATCTACGCCAACATGGATTACACGGAGGCGCCGAAGCCTAACATGGTCTACGTGCCGGTAGCGTGTATGCACTGTGAGGACCCGCCGTGCACCATGGTGTGCCCGGTAAGGGCCACCTGGAAGGAGCCCGACGGCATAGTGGTTGTGGACTACGACCGCTGCATAGGCTGCCGCTACTGTATGACAGCATGCCCCTATGGTGCGCGTCGCTTCAACTGGGCTAAGCCCTACGTCCCGGTGACAGAGCTCAACCCCAACATGCACATACTAGGCAACGTGCCGAGGCAGGTGCACGTCGTGGAGAAGTGTACCTGGTGTATACAGCGTACCCGCGACGGGGGCGTGCCGGCGTGTGTCGAGGTATGCCCTGTAGGCGCCAGGGTATTCGGTGACCTCAACGACCCAGACAGCCCGATACGCCGTGTGATAGAGGAGTATGGCGCGTTCGTGCTCAAGCCCGAGGCGGGCACCAGGCCTAGGTTCTTCTACTTCTTTGGCCCTAAGCGTACTCCTCCCCGCGAGCCAGGTGCAGAGGCTAAGGAGTAA
- a CDS encoding sodium:solute symporter family protein, translating to MISESVIAAYLAASLALGAAFKSKADTIQGFLVANREIGNWLLAFTFGATYFSSVVIVVGGAWAYMWGQASLIIPVFNVVLGALATFILFGQRINQLSKIHDALTVPELFGKIYSSRGLQRLLGLMTAIGLTLYAATVISGAAAMVGTVFHIDLALAAFIIAALMAIYVALGGMYSVVWTDTLQGLMMASGVAALLAISLGRVGGMTALEAAKPALPPERINMRLIFDLALLTSVAVWGLPQLVNRFYTARGPGVVRRATGIATLFAFIVTYSSFLSGLAAAELLRSNPPADPLKAIPTLASMVLGPIGAAVFSGAVLAAAMSTADSIALTTGSAVVYDVLGIRSTRALRAASFLAMIAAAVIAVATLSLPKELAHAVTTIFKTGWTLTAGAFLAPVVATVLGARSREAVVASAVAGASTALAYGVAKAARVVLPLADMSFAITVLVSFTVYAVAYLATRRR from the coding sequence ATGATATCTGAGAGCGTTATAGCAGCGTATCTGGCTGCAAGCCTCGCCCTCGGCGCCGCTTTCAAATCGAAAGCAGATACTATCCAGGGCTTTCTTGTAGCGAATAGGGAGATAGGAAACTGGCTACTAGCATTCACTTTTGGTGCAACATACTTCTCGAGCGTAGTCATAGTAGTTGGCGGCGCATGGGCATACATGTGGGGCCAGGCTAGCCTAATAATACCGGTCTTCAACGTCGTCCTTGGCGCACTCGCGACCTTCATACTCTTCGGCCAGAGGATAAACCAGCTCAGCAAGATACACGACGCGCTCACAGTCCCAGAGCTCTTCGGCAAGATATACTCCAGCAGAGGACTTCAGAGGCTACTCGGCCTAATGACCGCGATTGGTCTCACACTCTACGCTGCCACAGTGATAAGCGGCGCAGCCGCTATGGTAGGCACCGTGTTCCACATAGACCTGGCGCTCGCAGCCTTCATAATAGCCGCGCTCATGGCTATCTATGTAGCGCTCGGCGGGATGTACAGCGTAGTATGGACCGACACCCTGCAAGGCCTGATGATGGCCAGCGGCGTAGCCGCGCTCCTAGCCATATCACTGGGCAGAGTCGGCGGCATGACAGCGCTAGAGGCCGCTAAACCAGCACTCCCTCCAGAGAGGATAAACATGCGCCTCATATTCGACCTGGCGCTGCTGACTAGTGTAGCTGTATGGGGGCTCCCGCAGCTCGTAAACAGGTTCTATACGGCCCGGGGTCCCGGCGTAGTACGTCGGGCAACTGGCATAGCGACACTCTTCGCCTTCATAGTAACGTACAGCAGCTTCCTCTCCGGCTTAGCCGCCGCCGAGCTACTACGCAGCAACCCGCCAGCGGACCCGCTAAAGGCCATACCCACACTAGCCAGCATGGTGCTAGGCCCTATAGGCGCAGCAGTGTTCTCTGGCGCAGTACTCGCAGCAGCAATGAGCACCGCAGACTCCATAGCGTTGACGACCGGCAGCGCTGTGGTGTACGATGTGCTCGGCATAAGGAGCACCAGGGCTCTACGCGCTGCCAGCTTCCTCGCGATGATAGCCGCCGCCGTTATAGCCGTGGCCACGCTCTCCCTGCCAAAGGAGCTGGCACACGCTGTAACAACTATATTCAAGACCGGCTGGACTCTAACCGCCGGCGCCTTCCTAGCACCAGTAGTGGCCACAGTACTGGGGGCCAGGAGTAGAGAAGCTGTAGTAGCGTCCGCCGTCGCGGGCGCCAGCACCGCCCTAGCATACGGCGTAGCCAAGGCGGCACGTGTCGTGCTACCGCTAGCCGACATGAGCTTCGCCATAACAGTGCTAGTGTCATTCACGGTGTACGCTGTAGCCTACCTGGCTACGCGCAGACGGTAG
- a CDS encoding ABC transporter ATP-binding protein has product MSDCVLEAKDVWKRYDWNRGWVLRGVSLCSRPGQGVLVIGPNGSGKTTLLRILVGLTRPSRGTVLVEGRPPYLPEARRALGVVLHHSLLYDELTVRENLAYYARLHGVEYSPEEDEVVEVLGLRRYLDTRAGDLSFGWKKRANIARALLHRPRALVIDEPFTGLDDAAVEALSGLMRELLRRGMAVLATSPQKGAVDALQEFTTFVIESGRLVRVE; this is encoded by the coding sequence TTGAGCGACTGTGTGCTAGAGGCCAAGGACGTGTGGAAGCGGTATGACTGGAACCGTGGCTGGGTACTACGCGGCGTCAGCCTCTGTAGCAGGCCGGGGCAAGGCGTGCTGGTTATAGGGCCGAATGGCTCGGGTAAAACCACTCTCCTGCGTATACTAGTAGGGCTTACGAGGCCAAGCCGCGGCACGGTCCTCGTGGAGGGGCGCCCGCCCTACCTCCCTGAAGCGCGCCGGGCTCTCGGGGTAGTCCTGCACCACAGTCTACTCTATGACGAGCTTACGGTCAGGGAGAATCTGGCGTACTACGCCCGGCTCCACGGCGTAGAGTATAGCCCGGAGGAGGACGAGGTAGTCGAAGTTCTAGGTCTTCGCCGCTACTTGGACACAAGAGCGGGAGACCTAAGCTTTGGCTGGAAGAAGAGAGCCAACATAGCCCGTGCCCTACTGCACAGGCCCAGGGCACTGGTCATAGATGAGCCGTTCACGGGGCTGGATGATGCGGCTGTAGAAGCCCTCAGCGGGCTGATGAGGGAGCTGCTGCGTAGAGGCATGGCCGTGCTGGCCACGTCTCCCCAGAAGGGTGCTGTAGACGCGCTCCAGGAATTCACAACATTCGTGATAGAGTCGGGGAGGCTGGTCCGGGTAGAATAG
- the iorA gene encoding indolepyruvate ferredoxin oxidoreductase subunit alpha: MPRYSEVLAPAGGKVLMLGNVAIARGFLEAGVQFVAAYPGTPSTEVVEALAAAARRLGGRPYVEWSVNEKVALEAALGAAITGVRAVAVMKHVGLNVAADPFFSSAYLGVEGALVVVSADDPWMWSSQNEQDNRWYGLHAYVPVVEPTGPQDAKEAAKLALEYSARYKRPFLLRSTTRISHTRVPVETGAIPVEELEPRGDFSKNPARWTLIPQYARMHRLELLEAWDRLRRELAGFPLNRVEGSGPVAVVAPGLGYRYAREAVKLLGAEDEVTIYAVATPVPLPEPLAEKILSHDMVLVVEEGDPIVEIQLKTMAVEVDARTRILGKRGAQGLLPRHGELGLEKVAAALAKVLGRELPAWTRGERREPGVKLPPRPPVLCAGCPYRSFFYALRRAANKLRLRPVYSGDIGCYSLGILPPFEVQDIIVDMGASIGSGSGMAHTLTGGGRVVVAIIGDSTFYHSGVTALMNAVYNQSPLLVVVLDNHTTAMTGHQPHPGVGVDAEGRAAPEIRVEEVARGIGVEKILVSDAFDIRDSEAKLIEALRYTIETRKPAVVVARGACILVALQQARRRGIKPPTYYVDPEKCTACGICYKAFNCPAIQRGEDGKAVIDPALCTGCAECVQVCPFDAFKPSQEPPEEWTVIMRTAKPA; this comes from the coding sequence GTGCCCCGCTACTCGGAGGTGCTAGCCCCTGCCGGCGGGAAGGTGCTAATGCTCGGCAACGTGGCTATAGCCCGCGGTTTCCTCGAAGCCGGGGTCCAGTTCGTAGCCGCCTACCCGGGCACCCCTAGCACTGAGGTGGTTGAGGCACTAGCAGCCGCGGCTAGGAGGCTCGGCGGCAGGCCCTACGTCGAGTGGAGCGTCAACGAGAAGGTGGCCCTCGAGGCCGCTCTCGGCGCCGCTATTACCGGGGTACGAGCCGTCGCCGTCATGAAGCACGTGGGCCTCAACGTGGCGGCTGACCCGTTCTTTAGCAGTGCCTACCTCGGTGTCGAAGGCGCTCTCGTAGTGGTGTCGGCCGACGACCCGTGGATGTGGAGTAGCCAGAACGAGCAGGATAACCGCTGGTACGGGCTCCACGCCTATGTACCCGTGGTCGAGCCGACGGGCCCACAGGACGCGAAAGAGGCGGCCAAGCTCGCGCTAGAGTACAGCGCCCGGTATAAGAGGCCGTTCCTCCTCCGCTCGACCACGAGGATATCCCATACACGCGTCCCCGTCGAGACGGGCGCGATCCCGGTCGAGGAGCTGGAACCGCGCGGAGACTTCTCCAAGAACCCGGCGCGCTGGACACTCATACCACAGTACGCCAGGATGCACCGGCTAGAGCTGCTCGAGGCCTGGGATCGTCTACGCCGCGAGCTCGCAGGGTTCCCGCTGAACCGTGTAGAGGGCAGCGGCCCGGTAGCCGTGGTGGCCCCGGGGCTGGGGTACCGGTACGCCCGTGAGGCTGTCAAGCTGCTCGGCGCCGAGGACGAGGTCACGATCTACGCCGTGGCCACGCCCGTACCGCTACCCGAACCCTTGGCCGAGAAGATACTCTCCCACGACATGGTCCTCGTGGTTGAGGAGGGCGACCCCATCGTAGAGATCCAGCTTAAGACCATGGCCGTGGAGGTGGATGCTCGCACCCGGATATTGGGCAAGCGCGGCGCCCAGGGGCTGCTACCGCGCCACGGGGAGCTAGGCCTCGAGAAGGTAGCTGCAGCTCTCGCCAAGGTGCTCGGGAGGGAGCTACCAGCCTGGACCCGTGGAGAGCGCCGGGAGCCTGGCGTGAAGTTACCGCCGCGCCCGCCGGTTCTCTGCGCCGGGTGCCCATACCGTAGCTTCTTCTACGCTCTGCGCCGTGCCGCTAACAAGCTGAGGCTACGCCCGGTCTACAGCGGCGATATAGGCTGCTATAGCCTGGGCATACTGCCTCCCTTCGAGGTGCAGGACATTATTGTTGACATGGGCGCCAGCATAGGCTCTGGCAGCGGCATGGCACACACACTGACCGGCGGCGGGAGAGTTGTTGTGGCCATAATAGGGGACTCGACCTTCTACCACAGCGGCGTCACTGCGCTTATGAACGCCGTGTATAACCAGTCACCTCTACTCGTTGTTGTCCTCGACAACCACACCACCGCCATGACCGGGCACCAGCCGCACCCGGGCGTCGGCGTAGACGCTGAGGGGCGAGCGGCGCCCGAGATAAGGGTCGAGGAAGTGGCCCGAGGTATAGGCGTCGAGAAGATACTCGTCAGCGACGCCTTCGACATACGCGACTCGGAAGCTAAGCTCATCGAGGCGCTCCGCTACACCATCGAGACCAGGAAGCCCGCTGTAGTCGTAGCTAGGGGGGCATGTATACTCGTAGCACTCCAGCAGGCACGCCGCCGCGGCATAAAGCCGCCAACGTACTACGTTGACCCGGAGAAGTGTACAGCCTGCGGCATCTGCTACAAAGCGTTCAACTGCCCCGCGATACAGCGCGGCGAGGACGGCAAGGCCGTGATAGACCCCGCGCTCTGCACCGGCTGCGCCGAGTGTGTACAGGTATGCCCGTTCGACGCCTTCAAGCCTAGCCAGGAGCCCCCCGAGGAGTGGACAGTCATAATGAGGACGGCTAAGCCCGCCTAG